The following coding sequences are from one Hydra vulgaris chromosome 04, alternate assembly HydraT2T_AEP window:
- the LOC136079565 gene encoding putative nuclease HARBI1: protein MDLIFSDEDLDFEVAENELRHRLPREFNGRSFNEDVSDNVFREQYRVPRAVLDFLETRLKDDLQHYTKRNKSISVRFQIMVFLHFIGTNVFFHVLRDCHGISTNTIYRIIHSVGEAIFNIRQEIIKWPNDCSTLPQKFMEIGGFPCVCGVLDGSHILLSNPPQADEDSLINRHHVHSINAMAVCGPDTSIFYASTNSPGRWHDAHVLRNCNLWNKFEIGELPFNGAVILADSAYPCREWLIPPFPGDPDGAQKRFNIAQRKTRNIIERCFGIVKNRFYALKTGIRLHKVEDASKLIMCGFVIHNLCIRHGDNGNDFEEREEEQADENLAQENQNDRALNRRLQLLNYFT, encoded by the exons atggatttaattttttcggATGAAGATTTAGATTTCGAAGTTGCAGAAAATGAGCTTCGCCACCGATTGCCTCGAGAG TTTAATGGTCGCTCTTTTAACGAAGATGTTTCTGACAACGTTTTTCGAGAGCAGTATCGAGTCCCAAGAGCTgtattagattttttagaaaCTAGGCTTAAAGATGATTTGCAACATTATACTAAGCGAAATAAAAGCATTTCAGTACGTTTCCAGATAATGgtatttcttcattttattggcacaaatgttttttttcatgttctCAGAGACTGTCATGGAATCTCTACCAACACAATTTATCGTATTATACACAGTGTAGGAGAAGCTATTTTCAAT ATTCGACAAGAGATCATAAAGTGGCCCAATGATTGCTCCACTCTTCCACAGAAGTTCATGGAAATCGGAGGTTTTCCGTGCGTATGTGGTGTCCTGGATGGATCTCATATACTCCTTTCTAACCCTCCTCAAGCAGATGAAGATTCTCTAATCAATCGCCATCATGTCCATAGCATAAATGCAATGGCAGTATGTGGACCCGACACATCCATATTTTATGCATCGACCAACAGTCCAGGAAGGTGGCATGATGCACAT GTTCTAAGAAATTGCAACCTATGGAACAAGTTTGAAATTGGAGAGCTTCCATTTAATGGAGCTGTAATTTTGGCTGACTCTGCGTACCCATGTCGAGAATGGTTAATTCCACCTTTTCCCGGTGATCCAGACGGAGCTCAAAAACGTTTCAACATAGCACAGAGAAAAACTAGAAACATAATTGAGCGATGTTTTGGAATTGTCAAAAACAGGTTTTATGCTTTGAAAACTGGAATTCGTTTGCATAAGGTCGAAGATGCCTCTAAGCTTATCATGTGTGGATTTGTTATCCATAACTTGTGTATTCGACATGGAGACAACGGTAATGACTTTGAAGAACGCGAAGAAGAACAAGCTGATGAAAATCTAGCTCAAGAAAATCAGAATGATAGAGCTTTGAATAGACGATTACAGCTACTTAActactttacttaa